In Lodderomyces elongisporus chromosome 1, complete sequence, the DNA window GTATTTACTCAATCTTCTCTCCCAATGAccagaaagagaaaatattGACAATTTATTGAAAGAAGTTTACatgttgaaaattttgttCACTCGGATATTTTTAGTAAACGACAATCCGCTAcacattgttgttgtttttttcgggttcttttctttttgcaaccGAAATTATATTTTCCTCCACCTTTTTTATTACCCAcaacttttgtttctcttaaTATATATCGTTTTCTCAACCAGCATAGAGTTTAGCTCGGAGAGCTGGatcaaagcaaagaaagaaagaaagcaaatgCTTAGACTCATCTTGCATTAATGTAGAAATTCATATGGCTAAACACTTTCAcaggatgaagaagaaggaagaagcTTTAAAAATGGGATGTCAATCATTTATACCAAATAATATGGTCACGAGCATCTACAGACAATTGTTGACTATTAAGTGTCACGCGAACAAGCGGCTCTAATTTTGGTGGGCGGGAGAGCGGGATGGCACAACAGAggaaagatgaagaaagaaagaaagaaagaaagataggattgaaaaaaacaggATATATTATTCCCTTGAGAATTACTCTTTTGATGTACTCCCTACCTATAACAAAATACCTACCTTTTTCAAGTCGTCCATACTCTTTTTCCactcttctttcttgatCCCCTTACTTATAccatttaaaaaatttcgCTTTACCATTCCAAAactttctttctcattCTCATAATCGAAGCAAGtgtcattattattaagcCTTGTTCAGTATAATTCTTAGCGCGCGATTCCCagtccttttccttttatttttatttttccgcTCCAGGACAATAAAGATACCTTCGAGAAATGacgttcttttttttttctttttttttccttttttcaacaaaaattcCGCTTGGTGCATGATCACATTAGAGGTTCGAAAACATCTTTGAACAAGTTTCATCTTtatctatttttcttttttttgttcctattcttcttttgctttgatTTTCTGGCAACTATATTTAGACTTGACCTACAAAGATAAAAGAGATATAAAACTGTGTAAAGCATATATAGCGAGTCCTTTATTTTCTGATAAATCCTTGAAATCTTTCACATTTACACCCAAACGTATCTGAcaatttttattaattaAGCTCAAgaaagggggaaaaaaaaatacaaatatgGTTCACAAAGCAGAATTTTTACCTTCGACTGGTAACTCGATATCTTCCATATTACAAGGTGGCTACAACCATCCTTTATCGCGAGAATGGCAGCAAGAACGTCAGTTGACCAAGAACATGTTTATTTTCCCATTATTCATTTCAGACATGCCAGATGACGAAACTGATATTCCCTCATTACCTAATATCAAGAGATTTGGAGTTAACAAATTGGTTCCATACGTTGACTCGCTTGTGAAAAAGGGATTGAGAGCAGTAATTCTTTTTGGAGTACCTTTGAAAGAGGGTGTTAAGGACTCTGTAGGTACGGCAGCAGATGACCCTGAAGGACCAGTGATTACAAGTATCAAGTTATTAAGAGAGAAGTTTCCCGACTTGTTTATAATGTGTGacgtgtgtttgtgtgaaTATACTGATCACGGACATTGTGGAATCTTGAATGAAGATGGATCGTTGAATAGAGAACCTTCTGTGCGAAGAATTGCTGCCGTTGCTGTCAATTATGCCAAAGCAGGTGCCCACTCAGTAGCACCTTCAGATATGATGGACGGTAGAATTAAGGATATCAAAACAGGTTTAATGGATGCAGGACTTGCACACAAATGTCTTGTTATGTCGTATGCAGCAAAATTTTCAGGAAACTTGTACGGACCATTCCGTGACGCTGCTGGTTCAGCACCAAGTCATGGCGATAGAAAAGCATATCAATTGCCTCCAGCAGGTGCCGGTTTAGCGAGAAGAGCATTGTTGAGAGATATCGAAGAGGGAGCAGATGCTATAATGGTTAAACCTTCAACATTCTATTTGGATATTGTTAGTGATGCTAGTAAACTATGTGGCGATTACCCACTCTGTGCTTACCACGTGAGTGGTGAATATGCCATGTTGCATGCAGCTGCCGAAAAGGGAGTGGTGGATTTGAAAGGCATTGCTTTTGAAGCACACCAGGGACTTGTCAGAGCAGGTGCTAGACTCATAATCAGTTATTTCACCCCTGAATTCTTGGAATGGTTGGACATCTAAGTGAAggttgatttttttttattttattaaaagttttatttttgggaAAACTAGTAAAAACTAAAGTGAAACTTCAAAGAATTCTGTAAGAAAACTTGTATAAAACTTGTAAAAAACTTGTACAAAACTTGTAAGTAGTAAAGtatgaaagaaaagaaagaaagaaaatagtaaataaaataaatgcATAGATTCTATTATTTGTATGTTCGTTGGATTCATGCAGCAATCGGTTCAGATTCTGACTGCTcttgttttggtttctctttctccagTTCTGCATTTTGATTCTCCTTTTTATCCGAGAGTGGAGTATCGCTTGGCACATTGGGCATAATTTGATCTTTTGGTGCAGACGGTAATTCTCCAACCACCTTCTGTTCTTCCTTTGTTTCCTCTTGTTTAATGGCACTTGTCTTGttgatttctttattcAACCTTTCAAATTCATCATCCACTGCATCTTCATCGACTCGACTCAACCCTGACCCTAATCCTAGAGTCTGGCTGATCTCTTGCTCTTGTAACCTCTCCTCCTCCAAATCATCCATAATCTTATCAATCTTGTCAACATTCATCTCTGCATTCAATTGCTTGAGTACTGCGTTACCCTGTTGCAACCCGTACATTACATCCTTCTCTATTAGCTTGAACTCAATAGTTCCTATAAGCTTCTCGAGATTGTCAAGTTGGTCATATGTCTTTGTTATTGTGGCctcttgttgtttctttagcCGGAGGTACAATTTAGCACGATCTGGTTGTTTGTTGAGTATAGCTTTTTTGGCAAGCTTTGTTTGCTTATCGCGAATCAAGGAGAGCTTGCGTTGATACTGTTTGATCTTGTCACGTTGTTGTTTGAGTTGGAAGATTGCCCTGTCTTCCGCAGTGATCTTGGGCGCACTTGGTTGATTGCccatatttatatttttttgttctttctgtttattaagctttttttttggttttttgcttttcaacCTTAGTTAGAATTGATTATTGTAGTTCAAAATGATGGAGCAAGGTGTATATATTCAAGCAAGGTTTggtatttttctttgtgtGTCAATGAATAGCCaaattttgttgaattGTATTTATTCCTTTGAGAATTCACTTCGTTTTCTTATCGTGAAGAACGAGGTCGggctttctttctttctctctctctctctctttctctatcGCTTGCTCGCTCGCGTGCGTGAGCGCAATTCGCGAAACCGTATATCCATATCTTTTGCAACTAGTTGaacatttcttcttcaccaaGACGCACTGTGTCTATACTCTTTGTAAATATAGAACTCGGTGTCATTaccatatatataaaagagAATAGTAGAGCTATTGCATTCTAGCTAAAACTATAAAAATAGAAGTAGCAAACAGGTTATGCATCTCTAGGCTATTCTCACACTGTGCTGGTTTAtctataaaaaaaatgtttatGCATGTTCACTACAACTATAACGCAGTCTAATGAGTATTCGGAAAGAGTGACAAACTCACTGAATATCTTCACTTGCCAATTGTAGGTAAATGTTAGCTTCTTAGCCCTATACAACATACCATAATTCTAGGATAAATCAGTCGTGATACTAATTAGTCAGAGCAAAACATTCATTTGATTGTTGATATAATTGCTGATAATAGTGAGCTAGCTTGGTAAGCTAACTAGTGATTCACTTTAAATGCACGGCAAATGATTGTTCATTTACGTGAAGTAACACTGTTGCATGTCATATGGTAAATATTcaataaattaaataataatgataaaaagaatatttgATTAGGTGATTTACCTAGTAATATTAAATAACGTCTACTTATATAAAACACTTGTAGGGTGTCCTTGCACTAACCACGAGAGAATCaaatgtttttcttcttctcttcctcttcttcctctttcaatttctttcctcTGCCGAGTTTGTCGTAAACTATTGATTGACCCAATAAGATTGAGTTCATCACCAAGGATGTTGAGTAGCCTGCTAACAAGATCTTTTCGTCAACAGTggtcttgtttcttgttgcCTTTGTCTTGTAGTCGGTATAGGAGGTGTATACTCTTATTGCAGAGCCAACAACATTGGCCTTCAAAACAACATCACTCAAGTGGCTCACTGTTTTCAATCTGTAGTTGGCGTTGATTTGTGGAATCTTGGCAATGATGGAGATTGGAATGTTTAAAATCTCCAATACTGAAATCAAGTTTGATGGAGCAATCTTTgtaaaaaatattattgCACCCACCATAACTCCAATTGGTTCTGCCAATGCTTGGAGAACGGATTTGATTTGCTCTTCAATAGGAAGCTTTCTCAAATTGGCCAACTCACCTTCATCTTTGATTCTGTAAAATCTGGTCAATAAGATGATAATGGCATTTTGAATACCCAATAACAAACTTTCACCATAGTTTATAAAGGGGATATTGTTTTGTGAGTTGAAAACAACGTGGACCAAGCTGTTTAATGTGTCAATGGACAAACTCTGCAAGGATAACCCTTGAGCAACCTTGATTCTGTCGGTCTCGGTCTTGATGAGCAATTTTCTAATCTGAGGAATTCTAATGAATGAAGAAACACCTACGGTTAATGCACTCAAGAGTGCTGCTAGTACTTTGCCAATACCAATAGCTTTGACTTGCGACCAAGccatttgcaaaacaactttCTTGTTGACATCTGGATCAAGAAGTAAATTCAATAGCATGAAAATTGGAGAAcccattttttgtttttgtatatgtttctttcttttaccttttattttaatttttgtatttgtatttgctAATTATCTAATTTTGGGTTATCTCTGAAAAGGATTGATTGgttgaagaacaaaaaaattggtaAAGATGGAGATAAAATCAGATGTTTAAATGAAAGATAGATAGTGGCAATAATGGTCTTTTTTGTCGAAGCTTTGACTAATCTGGTGACAACCAATGTGAAATTTTGTAGTGAGCAAGTATGTGTCGtgattatttatttattatatgttaatttttttaatttttggcTTCttcttaatcttttttttttttaattattattattattattattactgaGTCGAGATACAAAATCCAGTTATCTGGGGAAGAAAGGAGGAGACAAAAAGATAGGGGGAAGAGAGTGTGAgtaagagaaagaaagagagagagagagaaagataaGTCCGTTTTGTTGGACAACTGACACAGATAAGTCCGCGGCACAGTTTTGAATTCTCTTCTGATTTTCGATTTCAAAGAAGATTTaagcaaaaaattaacaattgCTACTATTAGTACTATCACTACTTAATAGCACGGGCAgggtctttttttttacatgtATTTCGATATAGAAAATAGCGTGGTATAATCTGAAAAATAAGTACTTCTTTATCACGGATAATGTTGTATCTCACTCATTTATATGTTGAATTCTGTCTGCGCTCCCCACAATCTGTTTctattgctgctgctatgaagttttttttctttcattttcttttgttaatTATCACAGGACTgtagagggagagagagagagagagagagagagagagagaaagaaaaaatgcaaatgctcatcctccacctcctcctcttcctctaaTTCTAAATCCACTTCCAATTTTCCACCACATTACCGAATCGAGTAATCTTGATTTTgtcaaaaaacaaaaggaaaaaaaaaaaatccgCAATTTCCAATCAATTTgatatttctcttttaacAATCCCCTCCTTTCCCCTCCTTTTCCCTCCTCTCATTATTGTTCCCTTTTGTTTCCCCCCCCTCCgcctctcttttttcatcaGCTTATTCTAACAGAAAGAATACAAGCGGTAACAATAAACTGATCAAATCTGAAACATTCACAGAATTAtacaaaatagaaataaacaaatacgATTAGTTTTCATACATCTATCATACgatttttttctataaaaaaatataggatttaatattgaaaaaagaaaggctCGCTAGTACTCACCAACTACCAAGGAAATCAAATTCGGAAAGGATaataaaaacataaaaaaacagagaaaaCACTATTTAGCCCGTGTCAAATCTTGCAACTTTTCCTTCAAAGCATTCTCcttgttttcaatataCTTTAAGTTTTCCAAATGAAGATTCAACAACTGAATAATCTCTTCGATAGAGTTCTTCTGACCATTATTGGAAGCGCTGGCTTTGGTTGCATCCATGCCTGGTAAGTTACTAATCATGTTCTTGTTGAAAACATCACTGATGGAGTTGACTTCATTGATTAAAGTGTTTAAATTGTCTCCCAAACCATCCAATCTCTCATCCAACAACTCTGCATTATAGTATGCTCTTTCACGTAGCCTATCTGTTGCACTCATATTCGATGTCAAGTTGTAATTTgattgctgctgttgctgatcGTCTTTGATCAATGGACCAGATGATGTATTTGAACCTGCCGATGTTGCCGAGCCCGAAGTTAGTGCTTGTCGGCCACCATAGAGAGTAGCTGCTGCTGAAGCGGCTGAGGCGCCACTTCCGTTGTTCATTTCTATAttgctcaacaacaaatcaGTTTGTTGTTCATAGTTGTCCAAAACTCTCTCTAACTCATCCTGTTGA includes these proteins:
- the HEM2 gene encoding Aminolevulinate dehydratase (BUSCO:EOG092630N3), translating into MVHKAEFLPSTGNSISSILQGGYNHPLSREWQQERQLTKNMFIFPLFISDMPDDETDIPSLPNIKRFGVNKLVPYVDSLVKKGLRAVILFGVPLKEGVKDSVGTAADDPEGPVITSIKLLREKFPDLFIMCDVCLCEYTDHGHCGILNEDGSLNREPSVRRIAAVAVNYAKAGAHSVAPSDMMDGRIKDIKTGLMDAGLAHKCLVMSYAAKFSGNLYGPFRDAAGSAPSHGDRKAYQLPPAGAGLARRALLRDIEEGADAIMVKPSTFYLDIVSDASKLCGDYPLCAYHVSGEYAMLHAAAEKGVVDLKGIAFEAHQGLVRAGARLIISYFTPEFLEWLDI
- the VPS20 gene encoding Vacuolar protein sorting-associated protein 20 (BUSCO:EOG09264IIZ), giving the protein MGNQPSAPKITAEDRAIFQLKQQRDKIKQYQRKLSLIRDKQTKLAKKAILNKQPDRAKLYLRLKKQQEATITKTYDQLDNLEKLIGTIEFKLIEKDVMYGLQQGNAVLKQLNAEMNVDKIDKIMDDLEEERLQEQEISQTLGLGSGLSRVDEDAVDDEFERLNKEINKTSAIKQEETKEEQKVVGELPSAPKDQIMPNVPSDTPLSDKKENQNAESEKEKPKQEQSESEPIAA